The stretch of DNA GCAAGGAAAATCTTGGCTTTATTCCAACTAGTTCCACCATGACCCGTGAAGTGGAAAAGGTCTACCCCTTCTTTAAGTTCATCAACTACAGCTTGCCATGTCGCCTTTTTTCCTACAAGGTACTTTACGGGTATGTCATTACTCTCTAGAGTCATTCTAACCCTATCTGCTTCATCTTCTGCGTTCGCTAATACGCCGACTTCTGGTCTGCAATCGTAGTTTAACCCAACAACCAAAGCTTTTCTACGTCTGCTTTTCACAGGCGAAGGAGACCATGATAAGGCGGGTACGATTCTAAGATGCCCTAAGCAGACTGCTTGACAAAACATCATAGGCTCAGGTAAGCCTTTGATCTTAGAAATACGACCTAATTCCCAGGGTATTTTAACAGTCTCTTTATCAAGTGCAAGGGCTATACTGCTGTTCCCATCTGCCTCGAAAGCCAGATTTCGTAATATCCGTGAAAGGATACTGCCAATCTTACTCTGCAAGATATTAAGACTATAATTAAAGTCGGTTAGTTTCGGCCTTTGATTAGTATTACCCATCATTTCGACTATCGTTTGATAGTGAATTTGTATTTTCTTTTGGGTTTGAGTATCGATTTTTTCAACTATTTCCATAACTTGCATTGAGGATGGATCGGTAAGCTCGCATTCAAGTTTGTTATCTGTCTTTGCCCTAATTCGTAAAATTGGGTAGTCCTTGGTCATAACGTTGTGATTGAAGCTTACTGAATTTAAGATTTACGAATTTTACCCTTTAGCTTTTAGGGATAATATGTTTGGATTTCAGGCTGTCGATAAATTGTAAATCAGCCTTTGCAGTCTCAAGTTTCTTGAGAGCCGTCTTTCGGGCACGGTAAACGTTTGGTGTCTCTATTTTCAACTTCTTGGCAATTTGATAATCACTTAAGCCCTCTGAATTTAACCGCAAAATCTTCCGCTCACGCTCTGTCAATGCCATAACTATGTCTCCTCTTCAGAAGCGCTATGCAGAGTCACGCCTTCGGCTAGCAAGTCTTTCTCTGATGCTTTGTAGGCGTCTACACCAAAGCTCGTCATAGCCCAGCACCAGCCCCGCCGCTCAACAACCGCCGAATCCAGTTCCTTATCCAGCCGCTTGTTCATGCGTACAATCCGTCGAGTAACCTGATGACGGGCAATCTTGAACTCAACCAATTTGGCGGCTATGTCTTTAGGCAACAGCCCGGGAGCGCCTGCTTCAAACAGCACCTGAAGAATGGCTTTGTCAACTTCATCTTCACAGGCTGCCTCTTCGATAAGTGACTTCTCAAAGTGCAGTGAATCCTTCAGGCCTGCAAAGATTACTCTGAGCAGCAACTTGATTTCGGCGACGTCTTGGTCGAGTTTCTTGTCTTTGGCAAGTAGGTACTTGAGTTTTCCAACCTTGTCGGCTTGGCTACGCTTAGCTTTTGGCACTTTCTGGGCTGAAATTGGCATGTTTTGAACAGGTTCATCGCTTGCTTCCATCTCAAAATGCACACTCCAAGGTTTTCGTTCCATAAACGCTCACGACTTTTAGCACTCGGCAATCTACACCAAGCAACCGTAGAAAAGCAACTTCCAAAAAGCATGGACTTTTTCCATGCCCTTGGCATACCGCTAAAAGTGCTTTTGAACAGGTTTCCGCATCCAAAAACGCCCCAAGAAGCCTAAGAGACATAGCCGTTACCTCCATCAGCAGAAGCTTTAGCCACGCCTTGACTGCCCTCAGGATCAGCAAGCTTGCTTAGAACCTCAGCAACCTTCGCTATATCGTAGCCCATCCTGTCAAGCTTGGTTAGGCTGCCTGCGATTTTCTCCAAATCGTACAGAACATTACCCATTTGTCCCTCCAGCTTTTTGACTCGCTCAGGCATCAGCAAATACTCGACGGCTGCGTCACGGCCAAGATGGTCAAGCTCGCCCTCGTCTTCTCCCGGGCTATCATCAATAACCCGTTTAGGAGAGCTCACGGTAAAATAGCGATTCAGCAAATTGGCGACTGGGTCGTCGATTCCCAGCTCATGGCGCTTGTTAATCTGCCCCTCACCCAAGACACAACCATACTTATTCGACAAGCCCTTAGCGACTCGATCAGCTAAGTTCTTAGCCAAAGTCACTAGCTCTCCTGGGCTGCGACCATACAGTGTCTCAACATGCACAATCCAAGACGTCGTCGTATGCCTGACCTTAACGCCTTGTTCTAAACCCAAAAGAGCCGTCCAATTCTGCATCTCAATCCGCTTAAAATCGCCCAATGGATAAACCCCCTCACGCAAGACTGGATACTTGAAAAAGCACCTATGCAGTCGGAAGACGCCGCTGCTGAAGAGAACGCCCTCACATGATATGAGAAAGTTTTGACCTTTCTCGGTTAACTCGTAATCGACAAAATTGCTGCGCTTCAAGCGGCGAATTAAACCAGCCTTTTCCATCTTTGCTACATAGTAAGCTACGTGCTGTTTGCTCCATCCACGGGCACGCCCTATCTTGGCAGGGTACATTTTGACCTCTATGCCCTTGAGGATGGGGATGACTCGGGAGCGTACAGTAGAGAAGTCAAATTTGACTTTGGACTTTGAAACGCCAAAATTTTGACTTCTATCTGGTTGCTCTGCCAAAAACTTAGCGCCTCCTGGATTGTTTAAAGTTGTCGCAGGCGTCAGAGGAAGCCACACGGCCTACTGATCTTCTGCCCTGCATCGTCGGTTCCGAGCAGCGCCCACACCAAAAAACGCAGTCCATACAGAAGGAGCCTTGAGAGAAAGCTTCAGGCGATTTAATGTTTGCACTAAAAACGTCAGATTGCCTTAAAAAGAAAGAAGAAAAAAAGGAAGATTTAGCGAAAAGAAACCTTGTTGGTATGGCGATATCGCCATAAGGTTGGGAGTCCGAATCCCACCCCCTGCACCATTGTTTTGTTTTTTCTTACAGCAGCGGAGCCGACTACCAGAAACCATCAACTATTCTGAATTCCGCAAACTACATAAGCCCAAAATATAGCATCAAGGTCTATGTCACTCAACATTAAGAAGATAATGGCTGGCATCTGGTATCTCGCCCTGATCATTGTCGTGGTGGATGCACTCTTAGAGTGGGGCTACCCACATAGCGACTACTACCCTGGACCTTGGCAGCCAATCACACAACTGCTCGCCCTACTTCTTGTCTTAGCAACAGGCATCCCAATAATGCTATATCTATGGAAAAAAACACCCAGTCGCAAACTCTTCTTCGCTCTTCTGGCAAGCACGCTCATAATGGTAACTGTCCTCACCCCTCATGCTATGGCCTCAGTCGAACGAAGAGCCCGAGCACAATGGTACATCGACGACCTAAAATCGCAAGGCTTAAACATTGTTGATGCGGGTTCAAACCATTATCGCCATGGCGGAGGAGCTACACGCATCGAAAACTACTCCGACGTTACCCCAACCGCCAAAGCCATAAACTGCAGTAGGATTCAGGTTCGCTGTGGAACCCCGACCAGTTTCCTATTCTTCATGGGAGACGGACTGCAGCTCGTCTTCTGGGCGGATCCACCAGACGGCGTATATCAATATGGCGGCGAATACCTATACTATGCACCCTACGACTCAAGCAGAGGCATAATACTGCTACCAGAAGAACTCGACCCAATACCGACATTACGCTAACATGGATACTGCAAAAAATGCTCCATGGAGGAGTACAATTTTAAATGATAGAGCTTTTATAATGACATAAGCGGTTGTAGTTAGAGAAAAGTTGCCGTCTTCTTACTACTGCAAAAAATGTGGCAAAACCCACACTTACCGAGAATACGCCCAGAGCTTATTCTGCAAGGAATGCGGCACCTTTCTAACACAGGGCAACAAACCAAGTAATTTCATGCCTCCGTCCCAAATCAAAAAGCCGTCCCAACCCAAACCAGCAAACCTTCCCCAAAGAGAAGCCCTCCCGCCGAAAGCGCAAACCCAACAAACCCCTATTGCACACATTCAAGAAATTCCTGCACAAGACGCCTGCTACGGAGAACTGGAAAAGCCCCTTCCGGAAAACATAAGCGCCTACCTGCAAAGCAAGGGAATCAAGTTTTATTCGCATCAGGCGGAAGCCATAAACAAAGCAAGGCAAGGAAAAAACGTAATCATCGGCACCCAAACGGCTTCAGGAAAAACCTTGGCGTTTAACATCCCCGTTTTTGACGCCCTCGCAAACGATGAGAAAGCAACGGCACTCTACCTTTACCCCTCAAAAGCCCTGACAAACGACCAGCTTAAAGTTTTACAGGAAATCGAGGCAGGCACCGGCATCAAAGCAGACTCTAACGTTTACGACGGCGACACACCAAAAGAACAACGCTCATTCATAAGGGAAAACTCGAGA from Candidatus Bathyarchaeota archaeon encodes:
- a CDS encoding CHAT domain-containing protein; this translates as MTKDYPILRIRAKTDNKLECELTDPSSMQVMEIVEKIDTQTQKKIQIHYQTIVEMMGNTNQRPKLTDFNYSLNILQSKIGSILSRILRNLAFEADGNSSIALALDKETVKIPWELGRISKIKGLPEPMMFCQAVCLGHLRIVPALSWSPSPVKSRRRKALVVGLNYDCRPEVGVLANAEDEADRVRMTLESNDIPVKYLVGKKATWQAVVDELKEGVDLFHFTGHGGTSWNKAKIFLADKDLWASELSAILKKSSAPSLSFFNACESCIDAPKNGKVTWKPYSWAYALANEGGNAFIGTMWSVLEPEALTFADVFYRKFLGYKNHSLGEAMQLARNEAKKGASDTIFSWPAYILYGPPTLDRNDMLTMG
- a CDS encoding LuxR C-terminal-related transcriptional regulator encodes the protein MALTERERKILRLNSEGLSDYQIAKKLKIETPNVYRARKTALKKLETAKADLQFIDSLKSKHIIPKS